A stretch of DNA from Candidatus Saccharimonadales bacterium:
TGTGCCACATGTAATGATGAACATATAAATGGCCAATTGGCGGAATGTCGCGTTTCTATTTCATTTTGCAAACGCTTTAGTATTCCCGTACTAGTATTGCCACCGATTCCTAGGTTAATAACTTGCCGTTTATTCATTCCTTCAGATTGGATAGTCTGTAAATGCGCATCGCGCTTAATGCGTTCAACCCAACCACCTTCAGTATCCCAGGATTCATAGGCGATGCTGTCGCCAAAAACTAAAATTCTCATATCTTTTTCATCCATTTTTTAATGATTTGTTTTAGTTCCTCACGTTCATGCGGCTCATCGAACGTATGGATTGCCCCCTGAATGATATGAAATTCTTTTTCGCCTGGAAGTATATCAAATAATAGTTTTTGGTGCTGGGGTGGAGTAGATTCATCCATGTCTCCAACAACCATAAGAACGGGCATGGTTAATTTACCAGCTCCCGTGAGTAGATTATATTTCAGTCGATCTTCCATGCACGCCCATTTAAGACGTTTTTCATCACCATTCCTGCGACGTTGTATCAAAACACCATCTTGTTTCCACTGGCTAAAAACGCTGAGTCGTCTTGGGTTCGATAATGAGGTTTTGAGGCTAAGTTCCCCGGATATGACAGTTGCAATTGGAAAAAGAGCTTTGATTTTTTCTGGGTGATCCTGCGCATACATAATGCTTGTTCCCCCACCAAAACTATGACCACCGATCACAAAAGGTTCTACGTACCAATCTTGCTTGGATGCCCATAAAATAACATCCTGTAAGTCTTCGTAGTAATTTGTCTGGGTAGCATCCTCGTATTCACCTTCGCTCTCCCCAAAGGTATGAGCTGCATCGAATGACACAACAGCGTAGCCTGATTCAAGCAAGGCTTCAATCATGGATCGAATATGTGCTTCGTCCTTATTACCGCCAAGTCCATGCGCTATGAACGCAAGCTTGCCAGGATATTCAGATTCTTCGGCGACAACGCAAAGTTTTTTATTGTTACGATTTTGAATAAACGTTTTCATGACCTTTGAAAATTCCCATACACATATGGGCCTATCATAAACCATGCTAGAGGAATCCTCCAGCTAATCGTTTTTCTTTTTACTTAAAAGGCTGTGTAGATTCAGATACTGCCAATGACGCTCTGATACTGGCGTAGGCCTAACGTTACGATCGAAAGTAGAGAAATCAATTGCACCGCCAGCGTGTTCCGCACTACGTAACGCCGACGCCCTAAATTCCTGCGGGCTTTTAGGCCTCAACCAAGGAGGTGTGAGGATATCGCCTTCAGGAGGTATAGGTCTAATGCCGCTTAAATCAATCGCCAAGTCAATTGCACCACGACAAGCCCAATAGGCATCAAGAGCATGCTGACTCATTCTTCTGCTCGGTACGTTTCCTTGTTGCGATAATTGAGAATAGGCTTCTTGCAGGGTGCTTGTTTCCTGTAGCTTTCCCTGAAGCCATATACGAGTTGTTTCAATCGCTTTTCGAGCAGCATTATTGTCCGAAAATAGCTCTTCGTAAAGCGGTAACGCTCGTTCAGCGCAATTCGCAACCCATGCCACTAGTGTATCGAGGTCTGCCTGGGAGACAAGTTGTTCAACTAAGACTCCCAGTCCTTCGACTGACAACTCAACTTTGTCCTCATTGCTATTCCGGACGAGCTGCAATGCTTCAGCGAGGGGAACTCTGGGAAATGCCTCCTGGCTTGGTTGTACGCCCAGTTCACTAGGTTTATACAGTTGCCCATCATCTTTAGACCAACCAACAGGCTCCCAAAATTCTCCAGGGCTCTCGCCACCAATATCATCAAGGTATACGTCTTTTTCCATATCGCCCAAGTAATTTGGAATATCAATATCCAACTCACCCCATAACTGTTGCAACCTTCCCTTAAATCGTCGACTATCGTACTCTTTGAGCGGCGTAACTTCTTCGGCCTGGTAAAGTAATGAGTCCGCATTCGGCACTAAAATAGGATCGTCATCACGAGTATTAAACATACGCCAATTAACACCCGATATCGTTGGATCGGTTTTATGATCTCC
This window harbors:
- a CDS encoding alpha/beta fold hydrolase, producing the protein MKTFIQNRNNKKLCVVAEESEYPGKLAFIAHGLGGNKDEAHIRSMIEALLESGYAVVSFDAAHTFGESEGEYEDATQTNYYEDLQDVILWASKQDWYVEPFVIGGHSFGGGTSIMYAQDHPEKIKALFPIATVISGELSLKTSLSNPRRLSVFSQWKQDGVLIQRRRNGDEKRLKWACMEDRLKYNLLTGAGKLTMPVLMVVGDMDESTPPQHQKLLFDILPGEKEFHIIQGAIHTFDEPHEREELKQIIKKWMKKI